ATGCCCGGCCCGGGCTGGGCGGGAGGGCGTGGGAGACGGGGGAATCCCAGGTCCGGGATCGGGGAGCCGTCATTGGGGGCCTAGAGGAGGGGGCAGAACTGGGGGGACTAGGTGGACATGGGGATCCTGGGTCAGGTGGTCTCCAGACACCGCTCTCCCTGGCCAGGAGAGGTCCTATCTCGCTCCCAGCTTCATCCGTagtccgggcctcagtttcccgcCTGTCCAacttggggggcgggggaggcttCGGTCCTGAGTCTGGACTCggaagtggagagagaaaaaaagtttgaggGAGGGATGTCCCGTCCGGTAAGGTGGCACGCCCCCAGCCTGATCAATACCGGGTCTGCCCACCCCCCTTGACCGAAGAGTTGGGGGGTGTTGAGAGGCACGGAGGTCTGTGCCCCCCATACCATGTGGGGTGCCCCCTTCCATCCGGTGACTTCAGTGCCCAGCTATGCGGGGGGAGGGACCGGGGTCGGGCCCGGTGCCCAGGAATGAGTCACCcgccggcggcggcgggggggctGTTATGGGGACCTGACCCCCTCTCTCCAGCGTCCCGCACTACGCCCCCCTCTCCCCCGCGCTGCCGTGTCCCGGTCGGGCCGTGCGGTCACCTGTGAGGAATGTGGAGGGAGGGCGCCGGTGACTCACGTTATTCGAGCCGGCCGACCCTGACCTCAGCCCCCAAAATAGccgcaccccgccccccgcctctgACTcgcggccccctccccaggcaccACCCCCTGCTCTCGCGGCAGCTCCTGGAGCGCGGACCTTGACAAGTGCATGGACTGCGCATCGTGCCCCACGCGACCGCACAGCGACTTCTGCCTGGGCTGTGAGTGGGGGCGGGCCAGAGGCGAGCGGACCCCAGACTGGGGGAGAGGGTTGCTGGGTGGAGAGGGGAGCAGATCTGTGGAATTAATTGGGAGAGGCTGGAGTGAGGAAGGGGCTCTGACTGGGGTAGGGACCACGGTGGAGGAAAGGCTTAAGGCTCCGATCTAGGGGGCGGGGCTGGTCCCTAGAGGGGCGAGGTCTGACTTGGAGTCCCGCCCCCAGGCGCTGCGGCCCCTCCAGCCTCCTTCAGGCTGCTGTGGCCCATCCTGGGGGGTGCCCTGAGCCTGGCCCTCGTTCTGGGGCTGCTTTCCGGATTCCTGGTCTGGAGACGGTGCCGCAGGAGAGAAAAGTTTACCAGTAAGTGTGCCCCCGCCCGCCCGACGGCCGCCCATTATTCCTCAACATCTCCCCCGCTCCTGATGCCCCTATTCTTATCTTGCAGCCCCCATCGAGGAGACCGGCGGGGAGGGCTGTCCTGGCGTGGCGCTGATTCAGTGACAGTGAGCGCCCCCTGCCAGCAGGAGGCTGCGCCcactcatcattcattcattcattctggagccagccccagcctcccagaCACAGCCAGAGCCAGGCTGCTCCAaccacaggggtgtggagggatGGAGGACAGTGAATCACCTCTCTGAGGCCTGGGTTCAGGCTTCAGAAGGGCCTTCCAAGGTGTCTGACTGCCCTGACTTTGGCTCCAGAATAGAAAAGGAGACCCTGGCTGGCTCATGCCAGACAGCTGACACTAAGGAACCACAGCATTTGCACaagggtccccccacccccactatgGCCTGGGGGCCAGGCTGACCTGAAGGACAGACACAACATCAGGACCCACCCACTCAGATGTACTGAAATTCCACCACGGGGTCTCAGCCTGGGGAGCTACGGACCTGTTCCTAACACTAGGGGGCTGGCCCTCTAGCAGGGCTGGCCCTAAGACACTGCCCCTCCAACCCCCAAAAGGGGGGAGATATTTATTTTGGGAAGAAAGTTCGGAGGGGGAGagaatttattaataaaagaatCTTTAACTTTAAATGGTTTGGAGAGTGGCATGATCCCAGCCTGACTTCCCAGAGCTGGAGGGAGGAGTGAGTCAGccgcgggggtgggggtgaggctcTGACTCACACATTCTCAATGCCTGAGCCCAGCCTGCCAGGACCTGGCCATGCCCTGACCATTTTCCAGGGAAGATCTTGAGGAGAAACCCCAGCATCCagcacccctgccctgccctccctttCCCAAAGGCCCTGGGTTCCACACTGAAGCCTTCATTTGCTCAGCAATCTTTATTCAGTTCTCTGAGGAGGGGACAGCTCCCTTCCCATGCTcctacccctcccaccccagggctccGTGGGGTTCAGTGTCCTCTTGGGGGAAAGTCCTGGTGCCCAGAGGCCTGGTCTGGAGGAAAAGCAGGGCAGCTGGTCCCTTCGTGGGAGTGCTGGCCTCCCCTGttgtggggaagaaggaaggTGGGCAGGGGCACTGCCCCCGAGCACTCAGAGCTCCATTATGTCCCCAGCTGGGGTTGCAGGgtagtggggggtgggggtgtcccCCAGCCTCAGCAACCGGAGCGCCTCAGGGATCAGGTTCCCAGGGTAGCGCCAGAGAAGCAGCTCAGAGCAAGGGCTTCTGGAAGAGGAAATGACAGTCACGGCACAGGGCTGAGGCTGGCCTGGCAGAGCTACACCCCACCTGGTACAGGTCCCCAGGGGCTCCTAGACTGCTGGCACCTTCCAAGGAGCCAAGTAGGGAAACAACAGAGGTTGGCTAGAAGCTAAAAATAGCAAGATGAGGCAGAGCCTGGAGATTGGCTCTGAGGATTGGGTATGATCCTCCAGAAGGCCCAGCTAGTGGATTGTGGATGGTGCCTACCTGagtgggggcagagctggggggaaAGCCATGGGGGGGCTGCAGTAAGGGTGGTCATTGTGCAGGCTGAGTCTAGAGAAGTGGGTGACCATGTTCTCCTCAGACAGGAACTGCTTGCGCAGGGGCTCCCTGGGGAGAGACggggaggcaggcaggctggGATATTCAGAAGAGAGGTAGTCTGATGGGGACCTGAGGTGACAGAGGGCTTGTTGGgagtccctccctgtccccaaacTCACTGCTCCTCCTCCAGGCGACGCTTGGTGCTCATGGGCACAGCTCCTCGGAGAGGGGagctgggaagaaaagagagcccGGAGCACCCCACCCTCTTGGACCCATCCCCAGGATCTGCCCAACTAAGCCTGCAGCGTCAGCCAGGAGCCCCCAGCCCAACCCTGTCTCAGCTGACGCCTAAGTCACCCCCTCTCCCAGACCATCCAGAAGCCTGCCTCGGAGTCTGTCCCCAGTCTGCAACCCTGTCTTAGCTCATGCCCAAGCCCTGCCGATAAACCCTACCGCGTGTCATCCTGCAGACCAGCCCTGAGGGCCCAGCCAAAGCTCCTGGGCCCCTAGACCAGGCCCACCCAGGGCCCCCACACACACCTCGCGTCCAGGCCTCGGGACGCCCCTGAGGCGGCCCGCGGGTCGCGCTGGGCCCGACCCTGGGGGCCTCGCTCCAGGGGTTGCTGCAGGATCATTGGGGTTCGGGGTCCTGCCAGCAGAGGGGTGGGATCCGGGCGACAGGGGCGGAGCCTCCGAGGGCGTGGCTCAACGCGTGGGGCGTGGCTTTAGGCGAGCGCGCGCAGCCAGGTTCCGCGCAGGCGCGGAAGACGGACTGCACGCGACTGGAAGGCGCGTCGGTTCAGCCGGGTAGCGGAGGGGGCGTAGGGGAGGGGACCTGGCGTAGTGGCGTTGAGGAGGGCGCCACTTAGTGTTGGGACCTTCTCGGCGGTCGCCTCCGCTCCTGGGACTCGGGTTACGTGGCGGCCGCCTTCACGCCGGGCAGGCCAGCGGTGTTGGGTAGGTGACGCGCCGCGAAAGGGAGGCGCTCGCTGGTACTTCCGGTCTCGTGAGGCTTCGTCGCGCGCGGAGCACTCTGGGACTTTTATTTCTCGAGATGGAGCGAGCCATGCCGCAAGCGGTGCCTCTCGGTCAGGTGAGGGGGGCGCGATGCGCGGTGCCTTCTGGGGTTTGTAGTCCATGCCCGGCTCCGAAGGGGCCGGCCAAGGAGTCGTGCCCTCAAGACCTGTTTTGCGTGGGCTGTTGGTGGGACTCGGATTCTGACCCGAGGGAGGGAGAGTAACCCAGAAATACCTCAGGGGCCTAACATGAAAGTCAGGATACGGATTAGGAGTCAGTACGTTTTTCTGTATTGGAGTAATAGAGCCACTTTTTAAGTGGTTTCTCCGAGGCAGTCCTGTGCGAAGCTTTTTATATACAGTAGCTCATCCAATCGTGACAAAATCTCCCGTGAGCTCCTTTTGACAGTTGAGGAAACCTGGAGGAGAGGCTGAGTCCTTGGTCAAAAGTTCCACTAGGCATCAAGCCTCAACTCTCCCCTTTCTCACCTCCGTCTTCGAACCACCCCTGGGACTATATGGACAGGTGCCTGCTTGGTGGGCTATAAAAAGGAGAACTGAGAAGTCAGTGCGGTGGGAGGCCGGACTGCAGcaggggaagcaggaaggagTGTGTGGATCAGGGGTCCAAGACGCCCCAGACAGCCTTCATCCACCCTCTCTCCACAGATGGAAGTATTTCAGGCCCTGCAGCGGCTGCACATGATCATTTTTTCCCAGAATGTCTCACCCTGTGGGAAGTTCCTGGCAGCTGGCAACAATTACGGGCAGATAGCCATCTTTAGGTACCCttgcccctgctccccaccatcCATTAGCTCCAGCACTTGGTCCTTCTGGGGCTGATAACCCCCTGCTTCTGACTCTCAGGCCCCTCTCCTTTCAGCTTGTCTGCTGCTTTGAGCTCTGAGGCCAAAGAGGAAAGTAAGAAGCCCATGGTGACCTTCCAAGGTGGGTGCAGGCATTGAGGCCAGCTTAGGGAACCCCCGGGTGGACGAGAGGAGCAGGACGGGGTCACTCAAGTTCTGTACTTCAATTTAGCCCACGATGGACCCGTCTACAGCATGGTCTCCACTGATCGACATCTCCTCAGtgctggggatggggaggtgaAGGCCTGGCTTTGGGCAGAGATCCTTAAGAAGGTGAGTgtggagctgggggaagggtgaGGTGCCCAGACCCAGAGAGAGCCTTTGAGGTCACCCAGTGTTTTCCTCCATGAAGGGCTGTAAGGAGCTGTGGCGTCGTCAGCCCCCATACAGGTGAGCCAGGCCCATATGGGCAGAGGGCATGTGGGGGTGAAGGTACTGCCTCACAAGAGCTGACTCTGCTTTCCCTCTCCCAGGACCAGTCTGGAAGTACCTGAGATCAATGCTTTGCTTCTCGTCCCCAAGGTTTGAGCCCTTTTTAATCGGGGCTCTGCCCTGCCCTGTTTTGGGCCCAAATTTtaatccttcccctctccctgttCTGACTTGACATTCTCTTCTGACCCCATCCTGCCTTCTTCTGCAGGAGAATTCCCTCATCCTGGCGGGGGGAGACTGTCAGCTGCATACGATGGACCTTGAGACGGGGACCTTCACGGTGAAACGACTGTGGAACAGGAGTggcaggggcagggtgggggagcAGGGGCAGCAGCATCCTTCCTGGATCTTGTCCTGACACTGCCCCTCTCCCTGCAGCGGGCACTCTGGGGCCACACGGACTACATCCACTGCCTTGCACTGCGGGAGCGGAGCCCCGAGGTGCTGTCAGGTGGCGAGGATGGGGCCGTGCGGCTTTGGGGTAAGGGAATGTCTGATTGGAGGGAAAGATGGTGGTAAGGGAGGCTGGGGCAAGGAGGGTACCTTTTATGGTTCTTCCCCCACAGACCTCCGCACGGCCAAGGAGGTCCAGACGATTGAAGTCTACAAGCACGAGGTGAGGGCACACCCCATGCTCTGTCCTTCTTCCTTACTGGGCATCTCCTGTGTCTTCACCTCCTCCTctattctcctcctccctcccaggagtGCTCGAGGCCCCACAATGGGCGCTGGATTGGATGTTTGGCAACTGACTCCGACTGGATGGTGAGCCGGGCAGAGTGTAGGATGGGGTGGCAGCTCCGGGCCCTGTCCAGCTGAGGCCCTGTGGTTCATGGCGGCTGGGGACCCCCACCTTTCTGCCCAGGTCTGTGGAGGTGGCCCAGCACTAACCCTCTGGCACCTTCGATCCTCCACACCCACCACCGTCTTCCCCATGCGGGCACCACAGAAACATGTTACCTTCTACCAGGACCTGGTGAGcccctttttcttgcttctgccaGCCCTGCCCCGCTCCCCCTGCAGCCCGGAACCCTGAGGCCCCTCCTTGTCTTCCACAGATTCTATCAGCTGGACAGGGTCGCTGTGTCAATCAGTGGCAGCTGAGCGGGGAGCTCAAGGCCCAGGTGCCTGGCTCCTCCCCAGGGCTGCTAAGCCTCAGCCTCAACCAGCAACCAGCAGCCCCTGAGTGCAAGGTGGGTTCAGCAAGGGGCGGTGGGGATCCTGGGAGGCCAGGGCATGTGGGCAGGTCAGTCACTCCCCTCTTGCCTCTAGGTCCTGACGGCCGCAGGCAACAGCTGCAGGGTGGATGTCTTCACCAATCTGGGCTACCGAGCTTTCTCCCTGTCCTTCTGATCTCCAGCAACACCCCCACCTCCATCTCAGGGGTTTggagtggtttgtttttttcttttttttatactaataaagttttgggctttttttttcatgtgcttttttcccAAGGATGGAGGCGAAGTCGGTGCAATGATTTATATATTACTTTGTCTGATCTTGATACATAAATACCCACCCTCATCCCTGTCCTGGAGcatgccaggggccagggggccTAGTCCCTGGAAAAGGTAGACCTATATAGATTCGAAAAACAGCTCTGCCACACCTGCCCCTGCCACCCACCTGGGGTCCCTGGCCCCCAAAGCTGGCCCCTGCTCCCGGTGAGCCCTTGCCCAGCCTCTCGGGGTGGAGAGGGCACCAGCCGCCTTTGGCAGAAAGTCGGGGCCCGTCGCTCCATTGGCCAGAATAGGAAAGTGAGCCAAAGAGGGCAAAGGTGCCCCCCTCGACCGGGCGCTCAGGTTCTTCGGAAGAGGTTGCTGAAGAAGCCACCGgcgggcccagggcccaggcgcGACGGGGCGCGGCTCGGGGCGGATCCAGCCGCACTCAGCTCTTTCTGGCGTTGTGATCGCAGCTGCTGTCCGATGACCACCTGCATGTCGTCCTGCGGGCAGGGCGGCCGGGCGGGCGGGTCAGGTCAGCGTTCGGCCCCGCCCctgccggccccgcccctccgccctCGCCCCTCACCTGCCAGGCCTCCAGTTCTTGCGTCAGCGCCACCTTCTGGCGGATGGTGCGAAGCAGCTCCCGGGAGAGGGAGTCTCGCTCCAGAGAAACGCGGCTGAGCTCCAGGGCCAGTTCCAGGGACCTGcaagggagagggacagagagcagGTCCGAGGGCGCTGGGGCCTCAGCAAACAGTGGTGGTTGGGGGCCCCTGGACCCAGGCGGGAGTGAGGCCGCTAATACCGAAACCAGGGAGGTTAGAGGGCCCTTGCGTCGGAGTGGGGACAAATTATAGCACTCTCGTGAGGGAATCCGAGACCCAGAAAGGCCAGAGTGTCCTGGGGGCCTGTAGCCCCCCGTGGGGCGGTGGTGGATGGTGGCAGATGCTCACTTGTTCACGGCCTCGTCCCGATCCGAGAGGGCGCCGCTTAAGACCTCCTCGGGATCCTCCTGCGCCCGCAGTTCCTTCTGCCTTTGCAGCTCCTCCCGCAGGGACTGTAGCTCTTCCCGCTGCAGCGCCATCTGCGGACAGGGTAAGGTGCAGAAAGGCAGGTAGGCCCCTGAGTGTCCCAGCTCTTGCTCTTCCAGGCAGCCTGGACTCCAGCTCGccgccctcccgccccctccccccccatcccCGCCTGCTCCACAAACAACCCAGACAGCTGTGGTCCTGTGCTGGAGATGAATCTTCTGagcgcctagaggggtggggttgGTCGGGGCTAGATGAGTGGTATAAACCTGCAGGAAGGATGCAGGGAGAAGCATTGGGAGGTGGGACTAAAGGGGCAGTGTagtccaggaagtcttcctggaggaggtgacatacAGGCTGGCTCTTCAAACATGATTGCAAGTTTTTTGGGATGAAGGGCTATCCAGGTAGAGGGGAATTCGGGGGCAAAGCCTCGGAGATGCAGATGGGAAAGAGAAACTGACATTGAGAGGGGCTTTGCGTCCAGTACGATTCTCCCCCCACCTCATCCTGCAACCGGACCACTTCCGCCTCCTTCTCTTCCAGTATCTCCGCTGGGCTCAGGGATGCTCGCTTCCTGGGAGGCTCCAACCTCTCCTCCTGGGGCGAAGGCTGGTGGCTGGATGCCTCTTGGGTCTCCGGGGACAGAGTGGCCTGTTCACCAAAGAAACTGGTCAGTGCAGTGTCGAACCTCgtgggaaaaaaaggaggggcGGAGTCTGCAGCCCTCCTGGATGGTACGTGTGGAGGCTGGTGGGCCGAGAGCTCACCAGAGAATCTCCGCGTCTGTCCGTGTTCTGGTCTTGGTCCTTGTCGCTGTCGAGGCTATGGGCAAGCTCTAACTGCAGCGAGGCTCCCGAGATGTTGGCGTCCTGGAGGCGCGACTCCTCCTCCAGCTCCGAGACCCGCCGCTGCAGCCTCCGCAGCGCACTCAGTGCCTCCCCAGCCTCGGAGCGCGCGAGTTCCAGCTGCGACCGACCCACCACAGAGCGAAACAAGGGCGGTCAGCCAGGTGCTCCCGCCACCGGCATCCCGCGGCCGGCTCACAGGGGGCGCCGGCGCGCCGCAGAGAGTCAGGCAGCCCCGCGCGTCAGCGCAGCCCAGCGCTGAAGTTGGCTCCCACTCCCGGATCGCTGGGCTGCCTTGGGCCGCGCAGTTCCCCTCGGCAGACACCAATTTCCTCCCCTATAAAGCAGGGCGCCGATGGGCGCCCCGGCTTCAAAGTCTCCCATCACCCTCCCTCCAGTCCCACCCAACCAGGTCACCTCGAAaagccccacccccttccccgaCCATACCGGTCTACCTTCTAACTCTCTCACTAATGCTATCATCCAACATTGACTGATCCTTTCTTCTAAGCCGGGCAATGTGCTGAGTGTCTCACACCCTTACCACAGCCATGTACCATTACCATCCCatctcacagatggggaaactgaagctggtGTCCTGCAATAGTAGGAAGGGACACTGAAATAAGAACCCAGGTAATTTGACCACAAAATGCAAACTCCTGAGATCTCAAACATCAAGCCATACTgcctcttttcatttcctttcctccattttcaaagcccaGACCTGGTCCAGGTCCCTATCATCTCTGCCCTGAGTTCTGGCCTCAGCCCCATCCCTGGCCTCCCAGATGCCAGTCTCTGATGCATTCTAAGAGTACTGCCCCTGCACAGTAGCTTATGGCTCCCACTTGCCCTTGTGCTAATTAATGCCTGTGCTCTTCTGGCCCAGCTGTTAGGGCTCCCAGTGACCCAGCTCTGGTGTCTTCTCCCAGGAAGCCCTGAGGCAGTGGCCAAGGCCCCGGCTGGATGCACCCGCACACCCCAACCCTACCAGTCACCTCCAGACTGTGCTCCTGCCTCTCCCGCCGTAGCAGCAGCAGCTCCTCATGGGTTGCCTGTAGCCTGCCCTGgcccttctccacctcctcacaCAGACCTCGAATCTGGGCCTCCAGGTCCTTTCGGCGACTCTGGAGCATCTGATTCTGGGGAAAGGCCTCAGAGCTGGAGTGGAAGGGCTAGGCCAGGCACAGACAGCCCCCAGCCAGCCTTCCAGGCTCAACAGACCCAGCTGGCACTCACCTCCCCCTGCAGACACTCCAGCCGTGTCCTCAACTCTGCCCCATCCAAGGCCTGAGTCTGGCACTGCCCCCGAAGGCCATCCAATTCTCTCTGAAGCTCCTGCTCAGTCTGGGAGgcctgagggtggggggaggcagtgGAGCCCTCAGCTAGCCCAAGCTGCAACACCAAGCCCAGTGCACCCACTCCCACCAGGACCCAGGTGTCTGCCCCTCCTTGCCCAGGGACCCGGGGTCAGGGCCGTCCCACCTGGGCCAGCTGCTGGCTGAGCCGGAGGTTCTGTTCACTGAGTTCACTGAGGGCGCGTGCCCGCTCCCGTCCGCTGTCCTGCTGCTCGGAACGCTGCTCCCCCAGCTGGGCCCGAAGGGCCTCCAAGTCCCCCTCAAGCTCCACAGTCCTGGCCTCCCACTCGGCTCCCCGGGCTGCCAGGCCTCGGCGGAGCTCATGGTTCTCCTGCTGCAGCCTCTGTGGGGGCCGGGACAGAGGGTAGAGACAGGGAGAGGTGAGACTGGAGGGGACgcagggagacagacagagacccAAAGAAAGTCCAAGGGGGGTCTGAGACAGGCCTGAAAACCAGAAACATGAGAGAGCCGGGGAGGAAGTGGGCAGAGGGCAAGACACAGCCTCAGACAgtagaggaggagggagagcaatAGAGAGAAGCTTCCGGGAGGGGCTGACCCTGGGCCAGAGTTGGGCGGGGCTCCCTGATGATCGCTCACCTCTGGCTGCCACCAGGGCTTCTGGACCCGAGGGTGTAGGCGCCGTTTCTGGCGCCTGAGTCTGGCAGAATTGAAGCCTAGGCCCATGGCCTCACACACCTGAGTTCCAGGGGCTCTGGAGGTTCGGCCTctgcccagcctctctgctcggtccctctcccccagctcctcctggcCAGCTCCCTCTAATTAACCCTGGTCAGCCACACCCTGGCCCCAGGcctctgcctgccctcccccaaaCCTGTCTAACCAGCAGGGGGATGCTCCTGGCACACCCAGATGCCCAGCTTGTGGAGGCAGGCAAGTCAGGGGGCCAGCGTCTCCCGCCTCCCTGTCATAGACTCTCCATGCAGGAAGGCGAAGCTAACCACAGCTGCTACAATGATTAGCAGGCATTCCTGCCAGGGCCTGTGCTAGCACTTTAcctatattatattatttactcCACAAGACTTAGACTCCTtaacatcctcattttacaaatgaggaaactgggcctcagagaggttaaaagccttgcccaaggacacacagtgaGTTAGTGGATCCGGGATTCTAACCCAGGCAGCCAAGCCCTTAACCAAATACTGTGGGGGCAACACAGCTCTAGGATGGAGCCCACAGGTTCGGGGTCCTATTGTCCTGGCCGTTGTCCTGCTCTGCTGCTGCTTTGTGGTCAGGCAAGTTCCCTAATATCTCCAAgtcccatccattcatccatccatccaatattTCCTGAGCTCACCCTGTTTTGGAGTCTTTGTCAGCAGTAAGTGAGACCACCAAGTTCTGTGCCTGAAGCAGCTTAGAGTCCAGAGGCAAATGGACACATGCTTGAACCAGGTAGTTTCAGAGGGGGAACATTAAGAGCCCTAAAGAAACCCTGGGAAGTGATGAAGAggagcggggtggggtgggggctccTTCAGGAGGAAGTGATGTCTGTTGACTCCTGCAGGGCAAGAAGGAAGAGGGCTATAGCAagggacagcaagtgcaaaggccctgaggcagtaTGCGTGGGTTGCTCAGGGAACTGAAAAAAGGCCCCCTCTGAGGAGGGACTGCGTGGCTGAGATGACTTATGACTGACGTCAAGGAGGTCACATGGGGAggagttttgttttcattctaaaTGTGAGGGGGAGCCACTGAGAGACTCTGGGCAAGGACTGAAATGATCTGATTTGCAATTTTTGAGGATCCCTCTGGCTTCCCCATGGAGAAGGGGCTCAGGTTGCAAGAGTGGAAGCTGGGGACCAGTGAGGAGGCAGCTGCAGTGTCTGGGGCAGATGATGGGGCTGCGGCCAGCTTGGAGAGACGATCAGAAGTGGGTAGACTCACAATCTAGTTTCGAAAAAGAATCAATAGGGCCTGCCAGTGTGGGAGGGAGAGGTCACAGAGATGTGCAGGCTCTGGTCCTGTGGCGGgaagctggggtggggacagcaggGGATGGGGTCATGGAATCCAGTGCCACTTATGTTGAAATGCCCATTAGGTGGCCAGGTGGGGAGGGTGTGGGGCTGACGACATGGATACAGGAGTCAGTGGTGTCCAGGGTGTTTAGGGGACCAGATGTGACCCATAGGGTGAGAGTGTGGCTGACCACAGCCTGGGCAGAGGGAACTGTTCATATCTCCCAGAGCCGGGTGAGAATTGACCAACATGATGCATGGAAAGTGCTTAGCCCAGAGCCAGGCAGGGAGAGAGCCCAGGATCTGTTGGCTGGGATCGTGCAATACTGCTGAGGAGACAGACCCAAGATTCAGAGAGGTCcagcagcttgcccaaggtcacacagccaggcagggatctgaacccaggtcctGTCTTGCCCTCAGAGcccatattcttaaccactgggcaacACTGCCAAGGAGGCTGGTCCCAGACCTGAACTGCTGTTCCAGAGGCATCCCCCTGCCTGgctttcctctccctgcccccctgcctggtccctcccctgtcctccatccccccagccctgccctctgctgTCAGCTCACTTCCTCACGCTCAGAGTGCTGGGCGCTCAGCATCTCCAGCCGCCGCTGCAGCTCCTCATTGCACTCCAGAAGCATCTTGCCAAGCTCTGCGGCCAACAACAGGTCTTTCTCCTTCTGCTGCAGCTGCAGGGCCAGGTCCTTGGGCTCCTCAGGCCTTGGGCCCCCTCCCAGGAATGAGTCCTGCCGCTCCAACACGAAGGGGAAGAAGCCCTCATTGCCGCTGGGGGAGGTGCCCCCGGAGAGCAGCCCGGATGGGAAGCTGGGCCCTTCTGGGGAGCTCATGGTGCCTGCAGTGTCTGTGGGGACAGGTAGGTCTGTGGGGAGAGGTAGCTGCATGACACTCTACACCGCAGCCCAAA
This region of Physeter macrocephalus isolate SW-GA chromosome 14, ASM283717v5, whole genome shotgun sequence genomic DNA includes:
- the BICDL2 gene encoding BICD family-like cargo adapter 2 isoform X1, translating into MSSPEGPSFPSGLLSGGTSPSGNEGFFPFVLERQDSFLGGGPRPEEPKDLALQLQQKEKDLLLAAELGKMLLECNEELQRRLEMLSAQHSEREERLQQENHELRRGLAARGAEWEARTVELEGDLEALRAQLGEQRSEQQDSGRERARALSELSEQNLRLSQQLAQASQTEQELQRELDGLRGQCQTQALDGAELRTRLECLQGENQMLQSRRKDLEAQIRGLCEEVEKGQGRLQATHEELLLLRRERQEHSLELELARSEAGEALSALRRLQRRVSELEEESRLQDANISGASLQLELAHSLDSDKDQDQNTDRRGDSLATLSPETQEASSHQPSPQEERLEPPRKRASLSPAEILEEKEAEVVRLQDEMALQREELQSLREELQRQKELRAQEDPEEVLSGALSDRDEAVNKSLELALELSRVSLERDSLSRELLRTIRQKVALTQELEAWQDDMQVVIGQQLRSQRQKELSAAGSAPSRAPSRLGPGPAGGFFSNLFRRT
- the BICDL2 gene encoding BICD family-like cargo adapter 2 isoform X2, with the translated sequence MSSPEGPSFPSGLLSGGTSPSGNEGFFPFVLERQDSFLGGGPRPEEPKDLALQLQQKEKDLLLAAELGKMLLECNEELQRRLEMLSAQHSEREERLQQENHELRRGLAARGAEWEARTVELEGDLEALRAQLGEQRSEQQDSGRERARALSELSEQNLRLSQQLAQNQMLQSRRKDLEAQIRGLCEEVEKGQGRLQATHEELLLLRRERQEHSLELELARSEAGEALSALRRLQRRVSELEEESRLQDANISGASLQLELAHSLDSDKDQDQNTDRRGDSLATLSPETQEASSHQPSPQEERLEPPRKRASLSPAEILEEKEAEVVRLQDEMALQREELQSLREELQRQKELRAQEDPEEVLSGALSDRDEAVNKSLELALELSRVSLERDSLSRELLRTIRQKVALTQELEAWQDDMQVVIGQQLRSQRQKELSAAGSAPSRAPSRLGPGPAGGFFSNLFRRT
- the BICDL2 gene encoding BICD family-like cargo adapter 2 isoform X3 → MSSPEGPSFPSGLLSGGTSPSGNEGFFPFVLERQDSFLGGGPRPEEPKDLALQLQQKEKDLLLAAELGKMLLECNEELQRRLEMLSAQHSEREERLQQENHELRRGLAARGAEWEARTVELEGDLEALRAQLGEQRSEQQDSGRERARALSELSEQNLRLSQQLAQLELARSEAGEALSALRRLQRRVSELEEESRLQDANISGASLQLELAHSLDSDKDQDQNTDRRGDSLATLSPETQEASSHQPSPQEERLEPPRKRASLSPAEILEEKEAEVVRLQDEMALQREELQSLREELQRQKELRAQEDPEEVLSGALSDRDEAVNKSLELALELSRVSLERDSLSRELLRTIRQKVALTQELEAWQDDMQVVIGQQLRSQRQKELSAAGSAPSRAPSRLGPGPAGGFFSNLFRRT